From Spirosoma aerolatum, one genomic window encodes:
- a CDS encoding PIN domain-containing protein — translation MTPKSVLLDTSFFLRFLNDEDPLYSHADGYFRYFLQQEMIMLISTISIAEYCVGGDISELPLKNLQILPFNISHARRTGEFARLVFRHRNKLELISRMIIPNDTKLFAQADVEASVLYYLSSDVESQKIYGLLRSQNAGPKFEFLNLKTPPSEAFGILDLR, via the coding sequence ATGACGCCTAAATCTGTACTGCTGGATACGAGCTTTTTTCTACGCTTTCTGAACGACGAAGATCCGTTATATTCTCATGCTGATGGGTATTTCCGTTATTTTCTTCAGCAGGAAATGATTATGCTCATCTCCACCATTTCAATCGCTGAATATTGCGTTGGAGGAGATATTTCCGAATTACCGTTGAAAAATCTTCAAATTTTGCCTTTCAATATTAGCCACGCTCGGCGGACTGGCGAGTTTGCCCGGCTGGTATTTCGGCATCGTAATAAGCTTGAACTGATCAGCCGGATGATTATTCCTAATGATACTAAGCTGTTTGCCCAAGCCGATGTAGAAGCATCCGTTCTGTATTACCTGTCGTCAGACGTTGAAAGTCAGAAAATTTATGGCTTGCTACGTTCGCAGAATGCCGGACCAAAATTTGAGTTTCTGAATCTAAAAACGCCACCATCAGAAGCATTTGGAATTTTGGATTTACGGTAG
- a CDS encoding SMP-30/gluconolactonase/LRE family protein: MKQSLIVLLLGLGLAAGCQKKENAKGLDTGNLDSAKEEVSTVGNPKLLYTLPDKYNTPDGMALAPDGSVYLSVPNLADNSYPGVIVKFAKDSVRFFASLPAHPDTKHACPMDLAFGPDGNLYYADNQYENDKDYKSRLMRIRMKGSQIVGIEPVVTGFGLSNAVVWKGNTIYVTDSQWDMPDNDKGSAVFHFTMDELAKGPVALKPKTMDPHILATFTTQVNETGVDNGADGLDYDSKGTFYTGSFGDGTLYKLTLKPDGSLASKEVVNTDQKIACVDGLIIDRKTDKIYLCNSRMNAVMTVTPNGKVSTLVQNGDTEGGTGKIDQPAEVLLKGNRLYITDYDKPEKKFVNTKADKVHTMSYVDL; encoded by the coding sequence ATGAAACAGTCTTTGATCGTGCTTCTACTCGGCCTTGGTCTGGCCGCTGGTTGTCAGAAGAAAGAAAATGCAAAAGGATTGGATACGGGCAATTTGGATAGCGCCAAAGAAGAGGTATCGACCGTTGGTAATCCGAAGTTACTCTATACACTACCCGACAAGTACAATACGCCCGATGGAATGGCTCTGGCACCCGATGGATCGGTTTACCTGTCGGTTCCTAATCTGGCCGATAACAGCTATCCTGGTGTTATTGTAAAATTCGCCAAAGACTCTGTTCGGTTTTTTGCCAGTTTACCAGCCCATCCCGACACAAAACACGCCTGCCCGATGGATTTGGCTTTCGGACCTGACGGTAATCTGTATTATGCTGACAATCAGTATGAAAACGATAAAGATTACAAGTCGCGGCTGATGCGGATTCGCATGAAGGGTAGCCAGATCGTTGGAATTGAGCCTGTGGTAACTGGCTTTGGCTTGTCAAACGCTGTAGTCTGGAAAGGGAATACAATTTACGTAACCGATAGCCAGTGGGACATGCCTGACAACGACAAAGGTAGTGCGGTGTTCCATTTCACAATGGATGAACTCGCCAAAGGCCCTGTTGCTCTGAAGCCTAAAACGATGGACCCGCACATTCTGGCTACATTTACGACGCAGGTTAATGAAACGGGTGTTGATAACGGAGCCGATGGCCTGGATTACGACAGTAAAGGCACTTTTTATACGGGTTCGTTCGGCGACGGGACGCTCTACAAACTGACATTGAAGCCAGATGGCTCTTTAGCGTCAAAAGAAGTGGTGAATACCGATCAAAAAATTGCCTGTGTGGATGGATTGATCATCGACCGGAAGACTGATAAAATTTACCTATGCAACTCCCGAATGAATGCTGTGATGACCGTTACGCCCAATGGTAAGGTGAGCACACTTGTTCAAAATGGCGATACAGAAGGCGGAACTGGTAAAATTGACCAACCCGCTGAGGTTCTTTTGAAAGGGAATCGACTTTACATTACAGACTACGACAAGCCCGAGAAGAAATTCGTTAATACGAAAGCCGACAAAGTACACACCATGTCGTATGTAGATTTGTAA
- a CDS encoding LytR/AlgR family response regulator transcription factor, with amino-acid sequence MNVLLIEDEELAVRKLTKLLQDVDPTITIVGTEASVRSSVAWLNANGPGQPLAPDLILMDIELADGQSFEIFEQTTVSAPVIFTTSYDEYALKAFKVNSIDYLLKPIKRHELEASLTKYRRTKGGTTTESGETKNNHLGTVDIDALVQQLRQQIQPSDYRRRFLVKHLQQWVPVEVSDIAYFYSEEGVSLFRTTSNQKFSLDYPLDELENMLDPSQFFRANRQFIVHINTVQQIHPYFNNKLKLTLKPATDDEVLVSRERATEFKKWMGK; translated from the coding sequence ATGAACGTACTGCTGATTGAAGACGAGGAATTAGCCGTTCGCAAACTCACCAAATTATTGCAGGACGTAGACCCTACTATTACGATTGTAGGTACCGAAGCTAGTGTTCGGTCGTCGGTGGCCTGGCTCAATGCCAATGGTCCTGGCCAACCGCTGGCTCCCGATCTGATTCTGATGGATATTGAACTGGCCGACGGACAAAGCTTTGAGATTTTCGAGCAGACAACCGTCAGTGCGCCCGTTATCTTCACGACTTCCTACGATGAGTATGCGCTTAAGGCCTTCAAAGTCAATAGTATCGATTATTTATTGAAGCCGATCAAACGGCACGAGCTGGAAGCCAGCCTGACTAAATACCGCCGGACGAAAGGCGGAACGACTACTGAGTCGGGAGAAACAAAAAACAATCACCTGGGTACGGTCGACATTGACGCACTGGTACAACAACTCCGCCAGCAGATTCAGCCCAGCGATTACCGGCGCCGGTTTCTGGTGAAACATCTGCAACAGTGGGTCCCGGTTGAGGTCAGCGACATTGCTTATTTTTATTCAGAAGAAGGGGTAAGCCTGTTCCGTACGACAAGCAATCAGAAATTTTCGCTGGATTACCCGCTCGATGAACTCGAAAATATGCTTGATCCATCGCAGTTTTTTCGGGCCAACCGGCAGTTTATCGTACACATCAACACCGTCCAGCAGATTCACCCATACTTTAACAATAAGCTCAAACTGACCCTCAAACCCGCTACCGACGACGAAGTGCTGGTAAGCCGCGAACGCGCCACGGAGTTTAAGAAATGGATGGGGAAATAG
- a CDS encoding c-type cytochrome: protein MKKALKIVGLILGCVLVALLGFGAYVSIVGVPTYDPPTIPAITVESTPARVARGEVIAQIQCMSCHADKNNRLTGKYLAEVPAIFGKLYSKNITQDKEKGIGKWTDGELMYFLRTGIRRDGSYAPVMPQYPNMADEDLKSVIAWLRSDRFPVQPSNQEAPASEFSLFSKVLANTIMKPLPYKGQVVAFPDSANLVALGRYTADAIGDCYACHSGDLIDQDKVHPEKTKGYYGGGIEMVGEGGKKVITANLTFDEKTGIGRRYTKEQFIRAVKFGVRPDGSILKYPMEPKMVLSDREVGAIYEYLKTVPKINHDIAQKTAELQLAEK from the coding sequence ATGAAAAAAGCTCTTAAAATTGTCGGCCTTATCCTAGGCTGCGTCCTTGTGGCGTTACTTGGCTTCGGCGCTTATGTCTCCATTGTGGGCGTCCCTACCTACGACCCGCCTACTATTCCTGCCATTACGGTTGAAAGCACACCAGCCCGTGTAGCTCGTGGTGAAGTCATTGCCCAGATTCAGTGCATGTCGTGCCATGCCGACAAAAACAACCGCCTGACCGGCAAATACCTGGCCGAAGTACCAGCCATTTTCGGCAAGCTCTACTCCAAAAATATTACGCAGGATAAAGAAAAAGGCATTGGTAAATGGACCGACGGTGAACTGATGTATTTCCTGCGTACAGGCATACGACGGGATGGCTCGTATGCACCGGTTATGCCTCAGTATCCGAACATGGCCGACGAAGACCTGAAATCGGTGATTGCCTGGCTTCGCTCCGACCGTTTCCCGGTACAACCATCGAACCAGGAAGCCCCGGCTTCCGAATTTTCGTTGTTCTCAAAAGTACTGGCAAATACCATTATGAAGCCGCTTCCCTACAAGGGTCAGGTAGTAGCTTTCCCCGATAGCGCCAATCTGGTGGCCCTTGGCCGCTACACAGCCGACGCCATTGGCGATTGCTATGCCTGCCACTCAGGCGACCTGATTGACCAGGACAAAGTCCATCCCGAAAAAACCAAAGGGTATTATGGCGGTGGTATCGAAATGGTGGGCGAAGGCGGCAAAAAAGTAATAACCGCCAATCTGACCTTTGACGAAAAAACGGGCATTGGTCGCCGGTATACGAAAGAGCAGTTTATTCGGGCCGTGAAGTTTGGCGTACGGCCCGACGGTAGTATTCTCAAATATCCGATGGAGCCCAAAATGGTTTTATCTGATCGGGAAGTGGGCGCTATCTATGAATACCTGAAAACGGTGCCGAAAATCAATCACGACATCGCGCAAAAAACAGCCGAACTCCAATTGGCAGAGAAGTAA
- a CDS encoding sensor histidine kinase encodes MKQWYTLDRYDILVMLLSYPAVFIANYLILGTRYFDDLALFIPVTTGVTILYIAFAWLMDTWMKYMRYCYTELDQALRRILYCLIFYIIVTALLVCLIFLLYDWFEVPGYRYDPVIFRWTLLIGFICNLLSIGVFESIYSYQKWKESVKREYELKELHVQRQLDMLKQQVNPHFLFNSLNSLVSLIGENPAQAEQFAEELSSVYRYILRAGEQNLTDLTTEMTFVDSYYHLLKTRHGSGLILTVSVDKRFDTYQLPPLTLQLLLENAVKHNIVLADQPLTISIETDERGFLIVRNTLQKKQARVLSNGVGLSNILAKYQMLGQSMPTVQETNGQFVVRLPLINVDS; translated from the coding sequence ATGAAACAATGGTATACTCTCGACCGCTACGACATTCTGGTCATGCTGTTGAGCTATCCGGCGGTATTCATTGCGAACTATCTGATTCTGGGCACTCGCTATTTCGATGATCTGGCCCTATTCATTCCGGTAACTACTGGGGTAACGATTCTGTATATAGCCTTTGCCTGGCTCATGGACACCTGGATGAAGTATATGCGTTACTGCTATACCGAACTCGATCAGGCGCTTCGGCGCATCCTCTACTGTCTAATTTTCTACATCATTGTCACGGCGCTATTGGTTTGCCTGATTTTTCTGCTGTATGATTGGTTTGAGGTTCCTGGCTATCGTTATGATCCCGTTATTTTTCGGTGGACATTGCTGATTGGGTTTATCTGCAACCTGCTTTCCATCGGCGTTTTTGAATCCATCTACTCCTACCAGAAATGGAAAGAGAGTGTAAAACGGGAATATGAGTTAAAGGAGTTGCATGTACAGCGACAACTCGATATGCTAAAGCAGCAGGTCAATCCGCACTTCCTGTTCAACAGCCTCAATTCGCTGGTTTCGCTGATTGGTGAGAATCCGGCGCAAGCTGAGCAGTTTGCCGAAGAACTTAGCTCCGTGTATCGGTATATTCTCCGGGCCGGTGAACAGAATCTGACCGATCTGACAACGGAAATGACCTTTGTGGATTCGTATTATCACCTGCTGAAAACCCGACATGGCTCCGGACTTATTCTGACCGTTTCCGTTGATAAACGATTCGATACCTACCAACTCCCCCCGCTAACACTTCAGCTTTTACTCGAAAATGCCGTAAAGCACAATATCGTTTTGGCCGATCAACCGCTAACGATCAGTATTGAAACGGATGAACGGGGCTTTTTGATCGTTCGAAATACCTTACAGAAAAAACAGGCGCGGGTGTTATCCAATGGCGTTGGTCTGAGCAACATCCTGGCGAAGTATCAGATGCTCGGCCAGTCGATGCCAACCGTTCAGGAAACGAATGGGCAGTTTGTGGTCAGATTGCCGCTTATCAATGTCGATTCATAG
- a CDS encoding T9SS type A sorting domain-containing protein yields the protein MKTIATTLLAAVLLSTSAFAKHAPHLPKSPVSVGPTAITNSYKVAIYPSAVPSKVNVMVEREPGKAMEISLLDSDGFTLATKYINKKEGNVHVKFDLSELNDGAYQIQVVSGNDKSVHAMSINTPVAQPSRTISVK from the coding sequence ATGAAAACAATTGCCACAACACTCCTTGCTGCTGTACTGCTGAGTACATCTGCGTTTGCAAAACACGCACCTCACCTACCAAAGTCTCCGGTATCGGTTGGCCCAACAGCTATTACAAATTCGTATAAAGTAGCTATTTACCCATCGGCAGTACCATCGAAAGTAAATGTGATGGTTGAACGCGAACCGGGTAAAGCTATGGAGATTTCATTATTGGATTCGGATGGGTTTACCCTCGCCACAAAGTACATCAATAAAAAAGAAGGTAACGTTCACGTAAAATTCGATTTATCAGAATTGAACGATGGTGCTTACCAGATCCAGGTCGTTTCGGGTAACGACAAGAGTGTACATGCGATGAGCATTAACACACCAGTTGCTCAGCCATCGCGTACCATTTCGGTGAAATAA
- a CDS encoding DUF6265 family protein encodes MKKLYFLFCLLITLSVQAQTGKKTGSLADVAFMEGRWLGTFNGGPIEAAWIAPVGDNLSGFMRMMKDNKVTMYEMLIFEQTSEGPIVLVKHFKPGLIGQEEKDKSDRYRFIEASSNRALFEKEDGSIRIIYEKRGANQLVIQRGQPKDGNWAFSDLFVFKRVN; translated from the coding sequence ATGAAAAAACTCTATTTCCTATTCTGTCTTCTGATTACGCTTTCGGTTCAGGCACAAACAGGTAAAAAAACGGGCTCTCTGGCCGATGTCGCGTTTATGGAAGGTCGCTGGCTGGGTACCTTTAACGGAGGACCTATTGAAGCCGCCTGGATTGCCCCTGTTGGTGATAACCTGTCGGGCTTCATGCGAATGATGAAAGACAACAAGGTGACGATGTACGAGATGTTGATCTTTGAACAAACCAGCGAAGGGCCAATCGTACTGGTTAAACATTTTAAGCCGGGCCTGATCGGGCAGGAAGAAAAAGATAAATCGGATCGCTATCGGTTTATTGAAGCCAGTTCTAACCGGGCTTTGTTCGAGAAAGAGGATGGCTCTATCCGCATCATTTACGAAAAACGCGGAGCCAATCAGTTAGTGATTCAGCGCGGCCAGCCCAAAGATGGAAACTGGGCGTTCAGCGACCTTTTTGTTTTCAAACGCGTCAACTAG
- a CDS encoding 3-keto-disaccharide hydrolase, with protein MTKVLTAGLLLILFIMAAPAKKTISLFNGKNLDGWKIYGTEKWYVEDGNLVCESGPDKKYGYLATEKFYKNFDLTLEFKQEANGNSGVFFRSTIEGTKVSGWQVEVAPPNHDTGGIYESYGRGWLVQIPDEKETILKPEQWNKMRIRVEGDHVQTYLNGKEMVDMHDEKIGQADGSIALQIHDGGGIKVRWRNLELKPL; from the coding sequence ATGACCAAAGTACTTACGGCCGGATTGCTGCTCATTCTGTTTATAATGGCAGCCCCCGCTAAAAAAACCATTAGCCTGTTCAATGGAAAAAATCTGGACGGCTGGAAAATCTACGGCACTGAAAAGTGGTACGTTGAAGATGGCAACCTGGTATGCGAAAGCGGTCCCGACAAAAAATACGGCTACCTGGCTACCGAAAAATTTTATAAGAACTTCGACCTAACGCTGGAATTCAAACAGGAAGCTAACGGCAACAGTGGCGTCTTTTTCCGGTCAACCATCGAAGGCACTAAAGTCAGTGGCTGGCAGGTTGAAGTAGCTCCCCCCAACCACGATACGGGCGGCATTTATGAATCCTACGGCCGGGGCTGGCTGGTTCAGATTCCTGACGAAAAAGAAACGATTCTAAAACCCGAACAATGGAACAAAATGCGGATTCGGGTTGAAGGTGACCATGTTCAGACCTACCTCAATGGTAAAGAGATGGTCGATATGCACGACGAAAAGATTGGTCAGGCCGACGGTTCTATTGCCCTGCAAATTCACGATGGCGGGGGAATTAAAGTCCGCTGGCGCAATCTGGAACTGAAACCATTATAA
- a CDS encoding PKD domain-containing protein: MKPTPTYPTLALPAHITFAPAVVALKLLISFLMASLFFLTSCKKETEVNPSGSLTANAGPDQSVQVGQTVNLDGSASNDSQGKPLSYQWTLVRKPAKSTVTLSDAASFKPTFKPDEIGEYELELAVTSTNGKSTDKVLVTASVAEPLAITANITVKTTLIDRVLNPDLPDYIVTKSIDVNNELTINPGVVIAFERDVRMNVNDGGGLLIAKGTAENKIKFVGVQKTKGYWIGVSLYSGSNANTMEYVEVMHAGSRTVYSTTKAALFMSGGSHAQIALKNCLFSQNDGYGLYVLDGGILREFAQNSFTSNTEAGILLNAENVAKLDATSTFTGGNGRNIVDITPSGIKGTNEVAWNGFNDKTPYRISGDFSVDAGWKLAPGVIIEMNRDAVIRINTAGYLSAKGTTTNKIVFAGADRSAPYWKGIICYSQDSKNELQYAEVSNAGSSVIVSAKKASIAIYGTKALMSVKNTKISGSGGYGVFVSYGASANTDLNTANTFEANAQTNVLIEK; this comes from the coding sequence ATGAAACCAACACCAACGTACCCAACACTGGCCCTCCCGGCCCACATTACCTTTGCCCCGGCAGTAGTGGCCCTGAAACTGCTCATCTCGTTTCTGATGGCCAGCCTCTTCTTCCTGACCAGTTGCAAGAAAGAAACCGAAGTCAACCCATCGGGTTCGCTTACAGCCAATGCCGGTCCCGATCAATCGGTACAGGTTGGCCAGACCGTCAATCTCGACGGGTCAGCTTCCAACGACAGTCAGGGTAAGCCTTTATCGTACCAATGGACGCTGGTGCGTAAACCCGCTAAAAGCACCGTTACCCTGAGCGACGCGGCTTCGTTCAAACCCACCTTCAAACCCGACGAAATTGGCGAGTATGAACTGGAACTGGCCGTGACCAGCACCAATGGTAAAAGTACCGACAAAGTACTCGTAACAGCCTCCGTAGCTGAACCTCTGGCGATTACGGCGAACATCACCGTTAAAACCACCCTGATCGACCGCGTTCTGAATCCTGACCTGCCCGATTATATCGTAACGAAAAGTATCGATGTCAACAACGAATTGACGATCAATCCGGGAGTAGTCATTGCCTTCGAACGTGATGTACGGATGAATGTCAACGATGGCGGTGGTTTACTGATCGCCAAAGGAACGGCAGAGAATAAAATAAAATTTGTGGGTGTACAGAAAACCAAAGGCTATTGGATAGGCGTGTCGCTCTACTCAGGCAGCAACGCCAACACGATGGAATATGTAGAGGTAATGCACGCAGGCAGCCGCACAGTATATAGCACCACCAAAGCCGCCCTGTTCATGTCGGGAGGAAGTCATGCTCAGATTGCGCTGAAAAACTGTCTGTTCTCGCAAAACGATGGCTACGGCCTGTATGTGCTGGATGGTGGCATTCTCCGGGAGTTCGCCCAGAACAGCTTTACCAGCAATACGGAAGCGGGTATCCTGCTGAATGCCGAAAACGTAGCCAAGCTTGATGCCACTTCAACCTTCACGGGCGGCAATGGCCGTAACATTGTCGACATTACGCCCTCGGGTATCAAAGGCACTAATGAGGTGGCCTGGAACGGTTTCAATGACAAAACGCCCTACCGGATCAGTGGTGACTTTTCGGTCGACGCAGGCTGGAAACTAGCGCCTGGTGTTATCATTGAAATGAACCGCGATGCTGTTATCCGAATCAACACAGCCGGATATCTATCGGCCAAAGGGACAACGACGAACAAGATTGTCTTCGCAGGGGCCGACCGCTCAGCCCCCTACTGGAAAGGTATTATCTGCTACTCGCAGGACAGCAAGAATGAACTGCAATATGCTGAAGTTAGCAACGCTGGCAGCAGTGTGATCGTATCGGCTAAAAAAGCCAGCATTGCGATCTACGGCACGAAAGCCTTGATGTCGGTTAAAAATACAAAAATCAGTGGTAGTGGTGGGTATGGTGTGTTCGTCAGCTATGGGGCTTCGGCCAATACCGACCTCAATACAGCCAATACCTTTGAGGCAAATGCCCAGACCAACGTATTGATCGAGAAATAA
- a CDS encoding 3-keto-disaccharide hydrolase, translating into MKVYVLASCLSLFYGSILGQSREKATGWQSLFNGKDLRGWETYLDRPYSADKQAPKPAPIGLNNDPNHVFSVVMADGQPALRISGQTFGGINTLAEFENYHFRAEFKWGTQKWPPKLDQPRDSGLLYHSVGSHGTPMLWMESFEFQIQEGDCGDYWGVMNVLADIPATKNDKGKFIYQPEATPITFQDKTPNGRTCLKNPDNEKPSGQWNVVELYCLGDTCLHVMNGKVNLMLVHTRHVVNGEIVPLTKGKIQIQSEGAEVFYRNIQIRPISQLPH; encoded by the coding sequence ATGAAAGTATATGTCCTGGCATCCTGCCTGAGTTTGTTTTACGGTTCAATACTGGGTCAAAGCAGGGAAAAAGCAACCGGCTGGCAATCCCTATTCAACGGAAAAGATTTGAGGGGCTGGGAAACCTATCTCGATCGACCTTATTCGGCAGATAAGCAAGCGCCAAAACCAGCCCCGATTGGCCTCAACAACGATCCCAACCATGTTTTCTCTGTGGTGATGGCCGATGGGCAACCTGCCTTACGGATTTCAGGCCAAACATTTGGGGGCATCAATACACTGGCCGAGTTTGAGAACTACCATTTCCGGGCCGAATTCAAATGGGGAACCCAAAAGTGGCCACCCAAACTTGATCAGCCGCGCGATAGTGGTTTGCTCTACCATAGCGTTGGATCGCATGGAACACCTATGCTCTGGATGGAGTCGTTCGAGTTCCAAATTCAGGAGGGAGATTGTGGTGACTATTGGGGGGTGATGAATGTACTGGCCGATATTCCGGCCACGAAAAACGACAAGGGAAAATTCATTTATCAGCCCGAAGCTACGCCAATTACCTTTCAGGATAAAACCCCTAATGGCCGCACCTGCCTAAAAAATCCCGACAATGAAAAACCATCGGGCCAATGGAATGTCGTTGAATTATATTGCCTGGGCGACACCTGTCTGCACGTTATGAACGGCAAAGTCAATCTCATGCTGGTACATACACGTCATGTCGTCAACGGCGAAATCGTGCCCCTCACGAAAGGTAAGATTCAGATTCAGTCAGAAGGGGCAGAGGTATTTTACCGAAACATTCAGATTCGCCCCATTAGCCAGTTACCGCACTAG